The genomic region GTGATGGATGCCGAGCGACGGGTGCAAACCGGAAGCGCAGATAGCCCGGGTGACCATGGCCCGGAGCACGGCGTAACCGTAATTCAGCAACTTGTTATGGTCTTCGGCCATAGGATCGCGCCGGAACGACGGCCCAAATATGGCCGGCCAGTAGCGGCGGGAAGCCTGTCCTTCGATATTTCCGGCATCACCAGAGCGTATGGACCGAGCTAGCTGGGCAAGCCCGTGGTCGTGTTCGCAGAGTCGCTTTAGCAGTCTGGCCTGAGCCACTACTTTGGCGCGAACGACCTGCTTCCAGAGCTGTTTCTGGAGAGGGACGGAGGCTTCCCGCTGGGCGGCAAACCGTTCGGTCTGGGTGGAGTGTCCTACCAGCGGCATGACCATACCTATAGGAAGACGCTTCTGATCGCAAACTACCATCGCCCCGCCATGCCGGCAAAGGCTGGTTAGTACTGCCTGGGTGTAGTGGACGGCGGGATGGGACACGACCAGGGCCGCTAGATCCTCGAGTGGGACTGTCAATTCGACCTCGCCCCGGCGGATAACGAGTTGTTCGTTCCGGACGCTAAGCCCGGCGCCCTCGTCGGATATGTCGATAACCCGGTCTCTCATACCCCATTACGGGTATCGACAAATCAGGAACGGGGCTGAAGGAACCTCGGCTATCAGTCTCGCGCTCGCCGGACCCGGCCGAGCGGATCAACGGTCATCTTGACACAGTTCCTCTTGCGTA from Candidatus Zixiibacteriota bacterium harbors:
- the cas1 gene encoding type II CRISPR-associated endonuclease Cas1, producing the protein MRDRVIDISDEGAGLSVRNEQLVIRRGEVELTVPLEDLAALVVSHPAVHYTQAVLTSLCRHGGAMVVCDQKRLPIGMVMPLVGHSTQTERFAAQREASVPLQKQLWKQVVRAKVVAQARLLKRLCEHDHGLAQLARSIRSGDAGNIEGQASRRYWPAIFGPSFRRDPMAEDHNKLLNYGYAVLRAMVTRAICASGLHPSLGIHHHNRYDTFCLADDLMEPYRPLVDEIVVQLVRERGATVPLDKDCKAALIGGLASRRFEADKEKRTLFDLLTGVTASLAGVYTGERSRLYLPIL